The proteins below are encoded in one region of Flavobacterium nackdongense:
- a CDS encoding DUF2891 domain-containing protein, translating to MKNYKYLLLFFSITSFSQELTIVQANHLASLPIKCIQQEYPNKLSQMLLDSTEIQSPKKLHPAFYGCFDWHSSVHGHWSLVYLLKRFPNLEKKEVIISKLKINLSKENIQKEIEYLSKNHEKSYERTYGWAWILKLQLELDTYNEPYAQELAQNLKPLTNLFIQRYSEFLPKLLYPIRVGTHTNTAFGLSFAYDYALYSKNLAFQKVIKENAIRMYQKDQNCPFNWEPSGTDFLSPCLEEMGLMQRVLSKKEFFVWLKKFAPQLFNPKFSWEVAKVSDRTDGHLVHLDGLNFSRAWNMYHLMNQYPKEFAHLKTLADSHFNFSLSTIVDGNYEGEHWLASFALHTFEEKK from the coding sequence ATGAAAAATTATAAATATTTACTACTATTTTTTTCGATTACAAGTTTTTCTCAAGAACTTACCATCGTACAAGCAAATCATTTGGCTTCTCTTCCAATCAAGTGTATACAGCAAGAATATCCGAATAAATTAAGTCAAATGCTTTTAGATAGTACCGAAATTCAATCACCCAAAAAACTTCATCCCGCTTTTTATGGTTGTTTCGATTGGCATTCTTCAGTTCATGGACATTGGAGTTTGGTTTATTTGCTGAAGCGTTTTCCGAATTTAGAAAAGAAAGAAGTAATTATATCCAAACTCAAAATCAATCTGTCAAAAGAAAATATTCAAAAAGAGATTGAATATCTTTCAAAAAATCATGAGAAATCATACGAACGGACTTATGGTTGGGCTTGGATTTTGAAATTACAATTGGAATTAGACACTTATAACGAACCTTATGCGCAGGAATTAGCGCAAAATTTAAAGCCTTTGACCAATTTATTTATCCAACGATATTCTGAATTTTTGCCAAAACTATTATACCCAATCCGAGTTGGAACACATACGAATACTGCTTTCGGATTGTCATTTGCATACGATTATGCACTGTATTCTAAAAACCTAGCTTTTCAAAAAGTGATTAAAGAAAATGCTATACGAATGTATCAAAAGGACCAGAATTGTCCTTTTAATTGGGAACCAAGCGGCACCGATTTTCTTTCACCTTGTTTGGAAGAAATGGGTTTAATGCAAAGAGTTTTGTCTAAAAAAGAATTTTTTGTGTGGTTGAAAAAGTTTGCACCTCAACTTTTTAATCCTAAATTTTCTTGGGAAGTAGCTAAAGTTTCCGATAGAACAGACGGACATTTAGTGCATCTCGATGGATTAAATTTTAGTCGCGCTTGGAATATGTATCATTTGATGAATCAGTATCCAAAAGAATTTGCTCATCTAAAAACTTTGGCGGATAGTCATTTCAATTTTTCTTTGTCTACAATAGTCGATGGGAATTATGAAGGCGAACATTGGTTGGCTTCTTTTGCTTTGCATACTTTTGAAGAAAAAAAATAA
- a CDS encoding ATP-dependent DNA helicase RecQ — MNSNEIDIHRELKKYFGFSQFKGLQERVIKSILNKENTFVIMPTGGGKSLCYQLPALVQEGTAIVVSPLIALMKNQVDAIRSLSSDNGVAHVLNSSLTKTEISQVKKDISAGITKLLYVAPESLTKEEYVTFLQSVPLSFVAIDEAHCISEWGHDFRPEYRNLKHIIKQLGDVPVIGLTATATPKVQEDILKNLDMVDATTYKASFNRPNLYYEVRTKTKNIESDIIRFIKLHKGKSGIIYCLSRKKVEAIAEVLQVNGISAVPYHAGLDAKTRAKHQDMFLMEDVDVVVATIAFGMGIDKPDVRFVIHHDIPKSLESYYQETGRAGRDGGEGHCLAYYSYKDVEKLEKFLSGKPVAEQEIGFALLQEVVAYAETSMSRRKFLLHYFGEEFDNETGEGGDMDDNVRNPKVKVEAKKEVVKLLEVVRDTKHIYKSKEVVFTLIGRVNAIIKAHKTDVQTFFGSGVDQDEKYWMALLRQVLVDGLLSKDIETYGVVKITKKGLDFIKNPTSFMMSEDHEYNESEDEAIVTAAKGTGVADEVLMGMLRDLRKKVAKKLGVPPFVVFQDPSLEDMALKYPISMDELINTHGVGEGKAKKYGSEFIALINQYVEDNDIIRPEDLVVKSTGANSINKLYIIQNIDRKLSLDDIASAKGLTMEALITEMEQIVNSGTKLNIKYWIDEMLDDDQQEEIHDYFMESHSDNIEDALKEFDGDYDIDELRLMRIKFISEVAN; from the coding sequence ATGAATTCAAACGAAATTGACATCCACAGAGAATTAAAGAAGTATTTTGGCTTCAGCCAATTCAAAGGTTTACAAGAGCGAGTTATAAAAAGTATTCTTAATAAAGAAAACACTTTTGTAATTATGCCTACAGGCGGTGGCAAATCGCTTTGTTACCAACTGCCTGCTTTAGTTCAAGAGGGAACAGCGATTGTTGTTTCCCCTTTAATTGCCTTAATGAAGAATCAAGTCGATGCCATTCGTAGCTTGTCATCCGACAATGGAGTGGCTCATGTATTAAACTCTTCACTGACCAAAACTGAGATTTCCCAAGTAAAAAAGGATATTTCTGCAGGAATAACCAAACTTTTGTATGTGGCGCCGGAATCGTTGACTAAAGAGGAGTATGTTACTTTTTTACAGTCGGTGCCCTTGTCTTTTGTAGCAATTGACGAAGCGCATTGTATCTCGGAATGGGGGCACGATTTTAGGCCTGAATATCGAAATCTAAAACATATTATCAAGCAATTAGGTGACGTTCCAGTCATTGGACTTACCGCCACGGCTACTCCGAAAGTACAAGAAGATATTCTTAAAAATTTGGATATGGTCGATGCAACCACTTATAAAGCGTCGTTCAATAGGCCTAATTTATATTACGAAGTTCGTACCAAAACCAAAAACATAGAATCGGATATCATTCGTTTCATCAAGCTTCATAAGGGAAAGTCCGGGATTATTTACTGTTTAAGCCGCAAAAAGGTGGAAGCGATTGCCGAAGTTTTGCAAGTAAACGGAATCAGTGCAGTGCCTTACCACGCTGGCTTAGATGCAAAAACGCGTGCCAAACATCAAGATATGTTTTTGATGGAGGATGTAGATGTTGTTGTGGCTACTATTGCTTTTGGGATGGGAATTGATAAACCCGATGTTCGTTTTGTAATACATCATGATATTCCAAAATCATTAGAAAGTTATTATCAGGAAACTGGACGTGCTGGCCGTGATGGAGGAGAAGGTCATTGTTTGGCTTATTACTCCTATAAAGATGTAGAAAAGTTGGAGAAATTTTTATCCGGAAAACCAGTCGCGGAGCAAGAAATTGGTTTTGCATTATTGCAGGAAGTGGTGGCTTATGCCGAAACTTCTATGTCTAGGCGAAAATTCCTTTTGCATTATTTTGGTGAAGAATTCGATAACGAAACCGGCGAAGGAGGCGATATGGATGACAATGTTCGCAATCCAAAAGTGAAGGTAGAAGCCAAAAAAGAAGTCGTAAAATTACTTGAAGTAGTTCGCGATACCAAGCATATTTATAAATCCAAAGAAGTAGTTTTTACTTTGATTGGCCGCGTAAATGCGATTATAAAAGCACATAAAACCGATGTGCAAACTTTTTTTGGTTCTGGTGTGGATCAGGACGAAAAATATTGGATGGCCCTGTTGCGACAAGTTTTAGTAGATGGTTTATTGTCTAAAGATATTGAAACCTACGGTGTGGTGAAAATCACGAAAAAAGGACTGGATTTTATAAAAAATCCAACTTCTTTTATGATGTCTGAGGATCACGAATACAACGAATCCGAGGACGAAGCGATAGTAACTGCAGCCAAAGGTACAGGCGTTGCCGATGAGGTTTTGATGGGAATGTTGCGTGACTTGCGTAAAAAAGTAGCCAAAAAATTAGGCGTACCACCCTTTGTCGTTTTTCAAGATCCTTCGCTCGAAGACATGGCTTTGAAATATCCCATTTCAATGGATGAATTGATTAATACCCACGGAGTTGGAGAGGGAAAAGCAAAAAAATATGGTTCTGAATTTATCGCTTTAATCAATCAATATGTAGAGGATAATGACATTATTCGACCAGAAGATTTGGTGGTAAAATCAACAGGAGCCAATTCGATTAATAAACTGTATATCATCCAAAATATAGATCGGAAATTATCGCTTGATGATATTGCTTCTGCCAAAGGTTTGACGATGGAAGCCTTGATTACCGAAATGGAACAAATCGTTAATTCGGGAACTAAACTCAATATTAAGTATTGGATTGATGAAATGCTTGATGACGACCAACAAGAAGAAATTCATGATTATTTTATGGAGTCACATTCCGATAACATCGAAGATGCACTCAAAGAATTTGATGGTGATTATGATATCGACGAATTGCGCTTAATGAGAATTAAATTTATTAGTGAAGTAGCTAATTAA
- a CDS encoding KpsF/GutQ family sugar-phosphate isomerase — MDTKENILILAKNTILSQSASIAKLIDYIDLQFVEATQLLYHSKGRLIVTGIGKSAIIAQKLVATFNSTGTPALFLHAAEAIHGDLGMVQTDDVVLCISKSGNSPEIKIVVPLIKRFGNKLIAITGNTTSFLAKESDYVLDTTVEAESCPLNLAPTNSTTAQLVMGDAMAICLMNMRNFTREDFAKYHPGGALGKKLLLQVKDLLENSLKPTVSPDTSIKKVIFEISEKRLGATAVVENEKVIGVITDGDIRRMLNENDTFAHLTAKDIMTKTPKMIQSTTMVVEALNILEDFSITQLIVSDNGAYQGIVHLHDILKEGIV; from the coding sequence TTGGACACAAAAGAAAACATTTTGATTTTAGCAAAAAACACCATTTTATCCCAAAGCGCGTCTATTGCCAAACTCATTGATTATATTGACCTTCAATTTGTAGAAGCCACACAATTACTGTATCATTCCAAAGGACGATTGATTGTCACCGGCATCGGAAAAAGTGCCATAATAGCTCAAAAATTGGTTGCCACTTTTAATTCTACTGGAACTCCAGCTCTATTTTTGCACGCTGCCGAAGCCATTCACGGCGATTTGGGTATGGTACAAACGGATGATGTAGTTCTTTGTATTTCAAAAAGCGGTAACAGCCCTGAAATAAAAATAGTAGTTCCTTTAATAAAACGTTTTGGCAACAAATTAATTGCCATTACAGGAAATACAACTTCCTTTTTAGCGAAAGAATCTGATTATGTTTTGGATACGACGGTTGAGGCAGAATCTTGTCCGCTAAATCTCGCTCCGACCAATAGCACAACTGCTCAACTCGTTATGGGTGATGCGATGGCAATCTGCCTAATGAATATGCGCAATTTCACTCGAGAAGATTTTGCAAAATACCATCCAGGTGGGGCTCTGGGCAAAAAACTATTACTGCAAGTAAAAGATTTGCTCGAAAATTCATTGAAACCAACGGTATCTCCTGACACTTCTATAAAAAAAGTTATTTTCGAAATTTCCGAAAAAAGACTTGGAGCTACAGCAGTAGTCGAAAACGAAAAAGTAATCGGAGTAATTACCGATGGGGATATTCGTAGAATGCTTAACGAAAATGATACGTTCGCGCATTTGACCGCAAAAGATATTATGACCAAAACGCCAAAAATGATTCAATCCACAACGATGGTCGTTGAGGCATTAAATATTCTGGAAGACTTTTCAATTACACAATTGATTGTTTCAGATAATGGAGCATACCAAGGAATTGTTCATTTACACGATATATTAAAAGAAGGAATCGTATAA
- the tatC gene encoding twin-arginine translocase subunit TatC: MGQKQLKEMSFLDHLEELRWLLVRSTLAIIIMAFLTYFVSDYLFDTIIFGPTRPSFYTYRWFCDLSHQLNFGESICIEELPFIIQNTEMEGQVNMFVWMCLLAGFILAFPYILWQIWGFISPALYPNERKNAKFFIFISSLLFFFGVLFGYFIIIPMSVNFVATFTVSEMVKNQFTLESYIGMFKTSVIAGGLFFELPIIIYFLTKLGLVTPEFLRKYRKYAIVIVLIVAAIVTPPDVVSQTIVAIPMLIIFELSVIISSIVYKRKIKNEQLS; this comes from the coding sequence ATGGGACAAAAACAACTCAAAGAAATGTCTTTTTTAGACCATCTCGAAGAATTAAGATGGTTATTAGTTCGAAGTACTTTAGCTATTATAATAATGGCATTCCTGACGTATTTTGTGAGTGACTACTTGTTCGATACCATAATATTTGGCCCAACAAGACCTTCTTTTTATACTTACCGTTGGTTTTGTGATTTATCACACCAGTTGAATTTTGGCGAAAGTATTTGTATCGAAGAATTGCCTTTTATAATTCAAAATACGGAAATGGAAGGTCAAGTGAACATGTTTGTTTGGATGTGTTTATTAGCCGGTTTCATCCTCGCTTTTCCTTATATTTTATGGCAAATTTGGGGTTTTATTAGTCCTGCTTTGTATCCTAACGAAAGAAAAAATGCCAAATTTTTCATTTTTATTTCTTCCTTATTATTCTTCTTTGGCGTACTATTTGGTTATTTTATTATCATCCCGATGTCGGTCAATTTTGTGGCTACATTTACAGTAAGTGAAATGGTTAAAAACCAGTTTACCTTAGAATCCTATATCGGAATGTTTAAAACATCGGTGATTGCAGGCGGATTGTTTTTTGAATTGCCCATCATCATTTATTTCTTAACCAAATTAGGATTAGTAACCCCCGAATTCCTTCGAAAATACCGAAAATACGCCATCGTCATTGTATTGATTGTAGCTGCCATTGTAACGCCACCCGACGTAGTGAGCCAAACCATTGTCGCCATTCCGATGCTGATTATTTTTGAATTGAGTGTAATAATTTCCTCCATAGTTTACAAAAGAAAAATAAAAAATGAGCAACTTAGTTAA
- a CDS encoding carboxymuconolactone decarboxylase family protein gives MSNLVKDFNDYRSKMNEKLLADNNKIVKRIFNLDTNAYAEGALDVKTKELLGLVASTVLRCDDCVKYHLENCHKEGISKEEMMEAMGIATLVGGTIVIPHLRRAYEFWEELEKLEVGSFE, from the coding sequence ATGAGCAACTTAGTTAAAGATTTCAATGATTATCGTTCTAAAATGAACGAAAAATTATTAGCAGACAACAATAAAATAGTAAAACGAATTTTCAATCTCGATACCAATGCCTATGCCGAGGGAGCACTTGATGTAAAAACTAAGGAACTGCTGGGATTGGTCGCTTCGACCGTTCTCAGATGCGATGATTGTGTAAAATACCATTTAGAAAATTGCCACAAAGAAGGGATTTCGAAAGAAGAAATGATGGAAGCTATGGGAATTGCGACACTTGTTGGCGGAACGATTGTTATTCCGCATCTGCGCAGAGCCTATGAATTTTGGGAAGAACTAGAAAAGTTAGAAGTTGGAAGTTTTGAATAA
- the lptB gene encoding LPS export ABC transporter ATP-binding protein: protein MKLRAENLVKTYKGRSVVKGVSVEVNQGEIIGLLGPNGAGKTTSFYMIVGLVKPNMGNIYLDNLDITAFPMYKRAQQGIGYLAQEASVFRKLSVEDNILSVLQLTKYTKEEQEAKMESLIEEFSLGHIRTNRGDLLSGGERRRTEIARCLATDPKFILLDEPFAGVDPVAVEDIQRIVAQLKNKNIGILITDHNVQETLAITDKTYLMFEGGILKAGVPEELVEDEMVRRVYLGQNFELRKKKLEF from the coding sequence ATGAAGTTAAGAGCCGAAAATCTAGTAAAGACATACAAAGGACGAAGTGTTGTAAAAGGCGTTTCGGTAGAGGTAAATCAGGGCGAAATTATAGGTCTTTTGGGTCCCAATGGTGCCGGAAAAACGACTTCTTTTTATATGATTGTAGGCTTGGTAAAACCCAATATGGGCAATATTTACCTAGATAATTTAGACATTACAGCATTTCCAATGTACAAAAGAGCCCAACAAGGCATTGGCTATTTGGCTCAAGAGGCCTCTGTTTTTAGAAAACTAAGTGTGGAGGACAACATTTTGAGTGTTTTGCAATTGACAAAATACACCAAAGAGGAACAAGAAGCCAAAATGGAAAGCTTAATCGAAGAATTTAGCTTGGGCCACATTCGGACCAACCGCGGAGATTTGCTTTCGGGTGGCGAACGTCGTCGTACCGAAATTGCACGATGCTTAGCGACCGATCCAAAATTCATTCTGCTTGATGAACCCTTCGCTGGGGTTGACCCTGTTGCCGTAGAAGACATTCAACGCATTGTAGCCCAATTAAAAAATAAAAATATCGGCATACTGATTACCGACCATAATGTTCAGGAAACCCTTGCCATTACTGACAAAACCTACCTTATGTTTGAAGGTGGAATTTTGAAAGCCGGTGTTCCAGAAGAATTAGTGGAAGACGAAATGGTGCGCCGCGTTTATTTAGGCCAAAATTTCGAATTGCGAAAAAAGAAATTGGAATTTTAA
- a CDS encoding DUF5808 domain-containing protein, translated as MENQEEPSQKTKERWRKDPNNWIWGMFYYNKEDKRLLPPKRIPYMGWTVNFANRNSVFLFVFTMLLIILFVVIMTKINK; from the coding sequence ATGGAAAATCAAGAAGAACCAAGTCAAAAAACTAAAGAAAGATGGCGAAAAGACCCTAATAATTGGATTTGGGGAATGTTTTATTACAATAAAGAAGACAAACGCTTATTGCCTCCAAAAAGAATCCCATATATGGGTTGGACAGTGAATTTTGCCAATAGAAATTCCGTGTTTTTGTTTGTATTTACGATGCTGCTAATTATTCTGTTTGTTGTGATAATGACAAAAATCAATAAATAA
- a CDS encoding nucleotidyltransferase family protein yields MHLINQNKEIIKNLCETHNVDKLYLFGSATTTKFNAESDIDFLVKFKPFDLKLYFINYVDFKSKLKELLRREIDLLEEQTLKNPYLIRSIEENKELIYG; encoded by the coding sequence ATGCATTTAATAAACCAAAATAAAGAAATTATTAAAAATTTATGCGAAACACATAATGTGGATAAACTATATCTATTTGGTTCCGCAACAACAACAAAATTCAACGCAGAAAGCGACATTGATTTCTTGGTAAAATTCAAACCTTTCGATCTTAAGTTGTACTTCATAAACTACGTTGATTTCAAATCGAAATTAAAAGAATTATTACGAAGGGAAATCGATTTGTTAGAGGAACAAACCTTAAAAAACCCATATCTCATTCGTTCCATTGAAGAAAATAAAGAATTAATCTATGGATAA
- a CDS encoding HepT-like ribonuclease domain-containing protein gives MDKKILKWLFDVKVAIDEIESYFIKEQMDFSEYKKNSMRKRAVERNLEIIGEAINRIIKTDNSFSSKITDSIAIVGLRNQVIHAYDNISDETIWAILTNHLPILKIEIAKLLEDTTPL, from the coding sequence ATGGATAAAAAAATTCTAAAATGGTTGTTTGATGTTAAAGTCGCGATTGATGAAATCGAAAGCTATTTTATAAAGGAACAAATGGATTTTTCAGAATACAAGAAAAATTCTATGAGAAAAAGAGCGGTTGAAAGGAATCTTGAAATCATTGGCGAAGCCATAAATAGAATTATAAAAACCGACAATTCTTTTTCTTCAAAAATTACTGATTCGATAGCTATTGTTGGTTTAAGAAATCAGGTAATCCACGCTTATGACAATATTTCTGATGAAACAATTTGGGCTATCCTCACTAATCATTTACCTATACTGAAAATTGAAATAGCCAAATTACTCGAAGACACTACTCCATTGTAA
- a CDS encoding glycoside hydrolase family 25 protein produces the protein MSRTSSRSKTTYRRKPRKKTPIFSGKIRSYSIIAFFILLLLGVGYHYRNGLLYYLGFKSYKIRYEQAEAKRISDIRNFQVLENHQGKSIGLDVSEYQGKIDWKSVENIEGDYPIEFVFIRATAGNDREDDKFDENWLGAKNRKIIRGAYHYYRPNENSLEQAQLFIKTVRLRKGDLPPVLDIEKLPKGQSLDSLKIGLRRWLKAVEAHYKVKPIIYTGEKYYDDFLKKDFSDYLFWIANYNFYREKIEDDWLFWQFTEKASVSGIKGNVDVNIFNGDVEQLKYITME, from the coding sequence GAAAACCCCGAAAGAAGACCCCGATTTTCTCAGGAAAGATTCGTAGTTATTCGATAATTGCATTTTTTATCTTGCTGCTTCTTGGAGTGGGCTATCATTACCGAAACGGATTGTTATATTATTTGGGTTTCAAATCCTATAAAATACGCTACGAACAGGCCGAAGCCAAACGCATTTCGGATATTCGTAATTTTCAGGTTTTGGAAAATCATCAAGGAAAATCCATCGGTCTGGATGTATCTGAGTATCAAGGAAAAATTGATTGGAAATCGGTCGAAAACATCGAAGGTGATTACCCTATTGAGTTCGTTTTTATTCGTGCCACAGCAGGAAACGATAGGGAAGACGATAAATTTGATGAAAATTGGCTAGGTGCCAAAAACAGAAAAATCATTCGCGGAGCCTATCATTATTATCGTCCCAACGAAAATTCATTGGAACAAGCTCAACTTTTTATCAAAACAGTTCGACTGCGAAAAGGCGATTTACCACCTGTTTTAGATATAGAAAAACTCCCAAAAGGACAATCTTTAGACAGTTTGAAAATAGGTTTGCGACGATGGTTGAAAGCGGTTGAAGCGCATTATAAAGTGAAACCTATTATTTATACTGGCGAGAAATATTACGATGATTTCTTGAAAAAAGATTTCTCGGATTATCTTTTTTGGATTGCCAATTATAATTTTTATCGCGAAAAAATAGAAGATGATTGGTTGTTCTGGCAGTTCACCGAAAAAGCATCTGTTTCAGGAATCAAAGGCAATGTGGATGTCAATATTTTTAACGGCGATGTGGAGCAGTTGAAGTATATTACAATGGAGTAG